A genomic region of Dreissena polymorpha isolate Duluth1 chromosome 4, UMN_Dpol_1.0, whole genome shotgun sequence contains the following coding sequences:
- the LOC127880286 gene encoding dynein light chain Tctex-type protein 2B-like produces the protein MQTLTAENLADNRSDQSGSRRPSLLSKEGSQGPINTSLSMRRMSSLEGRLNNHSSRMSMVSRSSVTGSSVGIKNIGLYTVKLQNTYKLQPDPSEMFKPGSVSDVMQEVLIECLDGEKYNPTQCRTLSQMLTDLIKSRVKDMGFQRYKYIVTVTIGQNSNQGVRVVSRCLWNNDTDNYAEASYNKNGLYAVAAVYACYFE, from the coding sequence ATGCAGACTTTAACTGCGGAGAATCTTGCGGATAACCGTAGCGACCAATCCGGAAGTAGGCGTCCGTCGCTGTTGTCAAAAGAGGGCAGTCAGGGTCCCATCAACACCAGTCTCAGTATGCGCCGGATGTCAAGTTTAGAGGGCCGTCTGAACAACCATTCTAGCCGAATGTCCATGGTATCGCGATCAAGCGTAACCGGAAGTTCCGTTGGAATTAAGAACATTGGGCTTTATACCGTTAAGCTGCAGAACACGTACAAGCTGCAGCCGGACCCAAGTGAAATGTTTAAGCCCGGAAGTGTTAGTGACGTCATGCAGGAAGTGCTCATTGAATGTCTGGACGGTGAGAAGTACAACCCTACGCAGTGCCGAACCCTCTCACAGATGCTGACGGATCTCATCAAGTCGCGCGTGAAGGACATGGGATTTCAGCGCTACAAGTATATAGTGACGGTGACCATTGGTCAGAACAGTAACCAAGGAGTCCGTGTAGTTAGCCGGTGTCTATGGAACAACGACACGGACAATTACGCGGAGGCTAGTTATAACAAGAATGGGTTGTACGCGGTAGCAGCGGTGTACGCGTGCTATTTCGAATAG
- the LOC127878856 gene encoding uncharacterized protein LOC127878856, with translation MAKMQTLTVENLADHHSDHSGSKRPSLVPKEGSEGSHTINPSKRRMSRFEGRPSVQYSRRMSMVLRSSVTGSSFGIKNIGLFPVKLQNTYKLQPGHSEVFKPESVRVIIQEVLDECLNGETLSPVLFHTNKPSETLKVLCEFYCYCISWFLNRTQSNYIEKVD, from the coding sequence ATGGCTAAAATGCAGACTTTAACAGTGGAGAATCTTGCGGATCACCATAGCGACCACAGCGGAAGTAAGCGGCCATCACTGGTCCCGAAGGAGGGTAGCGAGGGTTCTCATACGATCAATCCCAGTAAGCGCCGGATGTCGCGTTTCGAGGGACGCCCTAGCGTCCAGTATAGCCGCCGCATGTCCATGGTGTTACGATCTAGCGTTACCGGAAGTTCCTTTGGAATTAAGAATATTGGACTGTTTCCAGTGAAGCTGCAGAATACGTACAAACTGCAGCCGGGCCACAGTGAAGTGTTCAAACCCGAAAGTGTGCGTGTTATTATACAGGAAGTGCTCGATGAATGCCTGAACGGTGAAACTCTTTCTCCAGTCCTGTTCCACACAAATAAACCATCTGAAACACTTAAAGTGTTATGTGAATTCTATTGTTACTGTATCTCCTGGTTCCTGAATCGAACACAAAGTAATTATATCGAAAAAGTAGATTAG